GTTGTCAAGAGTGCTCTTCCTGTCTCTATCATTGCCAAATCCCCACAAATCACACAAAGCAGGCTTTTCTTAAAATCAGAGCTTTAACTCTTTTTATAGCATTGGTCTCCACCAATAGCCTTGTGATGAAAGATGAAAACTGCTGGTTCCCATGTTTTTTACTCAGCCTCAAAGCTGTGGTTTAGTTTGTGAAACATGGGCCTAATGTCAGTCTGCACAGACCTCTGTATTGAACATCTAGGTACTAAGTACTGAAAGACACAAAGATGGATGACTGACGATTGGTCCTTGCCCTCAAAGGATTTGAAATCTAGCCAGGAAGTTAGAACAGTCACATGAAAGTTAAGTAACAAAACATGATTAAAAGCCAAATGAAAAATAGGGACAAAAGTCACTGTGGAAATTCAAGTGGAGAATTCTCTGATGtgtgaattacatctcagtaAAATCAAGAAGAGAGCAATGGCACCATGGAACAGGGTGGTCTGAAAAGGAGCTGGTTAAAAATGGCCAGGATTTCAGTGAGTGAAGAGGAAGAGTGAAGACAGAAGATCGTGAGGAGTTAAGAAAGCCAGTTGGATGATTCATATAGGAGAGAAGAATCACAGAAAGAGAAGCCAGATAGCGGGGGTTCTTGAATTCCTGGTCAGgaaggcaagatttcatcctgGAAGTCTTGGGAGAAGGGAAAGACCCAAGAGCCAGGGCTGCTCCCCTGAGGCTGACATGTTGATCCCATTgaaccctctcctctccccacccccaggtggTATGTAAGAAGTACAGGGGATTCTCCATCCCAGAGGTGTTCCGTGGAGTCCATCGGTACCTGCGCAACGCCTATGCTCGGGAAGAGTTTGCCTCCACCTGTCCAGATGATGAGGAGATAgagctggcttatgagcaagtGGCCAAGGCCCTCAAATAAGTACTTTCTgaggctccctctcccactgcacaAAGGCAGCAGCTGGTTTCCACGTGGCTATCCAAGGGACACACTCCAAAACGGCCAGTGGGCAGAGAATCCTGGAGCACTTGTGCAGGGCTGGCTGGGGGGCTGAGGGGAAAGATGGGGAATCTAGGTAAGATTTTTATTGTGGGGTGGTGCGGGTAGGACAATGTATTTCAgtaataaaatacagaatgaaaATATAGTGTCGTTTTACACAAAGGGGTCTTGAGTGTGGCTAACACGGGAATGAGAGGTGGGTCAGTGACCTTGAGCTCAAGGCAGAAGCGAGGAATTTAAGAGGGATATTGGTGGTCAGGCTTCCATTCCTTGTGCCGGTCCACCGTAACGCTGTCTTGTGGTCCATGTCGCATTTGCAGCCCAGCCGCCGGGGCAAGCCAGATCTGGGTGGGCCTGGGCAGCACTCACGGGGCGGGGCCAAGTTCTGAGGAGGGGAGCGAAGTCCCCCCGGAGTGGGCGAGGCGTAGCAGGgcggaatgggcgtggtctctaGGAGCCCCGCCCCGTCCCGCTTAGACAATGCCCCGGAGCCGCCAGGCCGTCGCGCCCCCGCCCCACCGTAATTCTTGAGCTCGCCTACCCGGCGACCCCCTCAGAAGCAGAGAGCTCCAGTCCCCGAGGCTTGAAGACTAGGACTCCCTTCTCCAACTCTGTCCTCAGGGGGGTGGGGCCCCAGCCAACATCACAGAACGCAGGAGTCGGGGTGGCCACTGGAGGTAAGTCTAGGGGTTGGAGATGTCCTCTGGACCGTGCGCGGGCCGGAGCTTGAGGATGCCGGGCCCGTGCCTGCAACGGATAGAGTGCAGGAGGCCGAAATTCGGGTGCGGAGCTGAGCGGGGTAGACTTTGGGGAAGATGGACCGGGAGACGGGGTCCTGGAGCCGGTAGTGGCAGCTGCTCCCTGGGACCACGCCCCCGTTTCCCCGCCCCTTGGATTTCGTTTTAGACCTCTCCCAGTCCTCGGGGACTCGGTCTGGTTTATACTGGGTCGCGCTAGGGGCAGCGGGACCGGCCCGGGTGGAGGGAGTTTTAACTCCTTGGATTCTAATTTCTCCCTCGTtactcctcttctcttttctcgtTTGGGCATTCAGGACTTCCATCTTCCAGGCCTTGACTCTCTCCCCAGCTGCCTCCTCCTGTCCCATAACCCCTTTGGGTCCCTTGCCGCACTTCGGGTCCCTATGGCAGCGAGCAGCTGAGGGTTAAGGGGGCGGGACCGTTGCATTTTTGGGGAGTGAGCGCATCCTAGCGGCTGCCAAGAGGGGCGCCTAGCAGGGACCTCGCAAAGCCCCCTAACTGGGGCAACAGGTGTTGTGAAAATTAGGGGTCCGGGTCTTGTTCCTCGGACTCCTTCCAAAGAAGCAGACCAGACCcagaagggtggggggtggaatgGGGTCGGCAGGAGAGGAAGgtctggagggggtggggcgaAGTGGGAGGGGCGCCCGGAGATGGCAGAAGGAAGACCCGGGCGCTCTTAACCACCCCCCTTACGCCCTTCTGTGCATGTCTCTTATTCTGCCAACCCCACTccccttttctgtctcttatcCCAGACAGgtgaagtaaaaagagaaaactaagaaATCAGCGCGGCCGGAGGGGCGCTGTGTGGATGGGATGGGGACgccaggggaggggctgggccgcTGCTCCCATGCCCTGATCCGGGGGGTCCCTGAGAGCCTGGCTTCGGGGGAGGGTGCGGGGGCTGGCTTCCCGGCTCTGGACCTGGCTAAAGCTCAGAGGGAGCACGGGGTACTTGGGGGTAAACTGAGGCAGCGGTTGGGGCTGCAGCTGCTAGAACTGCCTCCTGAAGAGTCGCTGCCGCTGGGACCGCTCCTCGGTGACACCGCCGTGATCCAAGGGGACACGGCCCTAATTACGCGTCCCTGGAGCCCCTCCCGCAGGCCGGAGGTGAGCGCCGCGGCGCGGTTTGGGGGGTTAGGGGTAAGGAGGAGCTGGACGTGCGGGGCTTTAAGAGTTATGGTTGGGAATGTCTCTGCTCCGCGCCCTCTTTCCTGCTCTAAGGTCGATGGAGTCCGCAAAGCCCTTCAGGATCTTGGGCTCCGGATTGTGGAGATGGGGGATGAGAACGCGACGTTGGATGGCACTGATGTTCTCTTTACGGGTGAGGCTGAGGTGCCTGCATCTCTGGGCTTTGCATTGGGAAGCAGAGCTGGGGAGACTAGGCCATGTTGGGCCTTGTTTCCAACTCACTCTGGCTCTCAAACCTCCGCGGCCTCCCTGGGCTCAGGCCGGGAGTTTTTCGTAGGCCTCTCCAAGTGGACCAATCACCGAGGAGCTGAGATCGTGGCAGACACGTTCCGAGTGAGGAGCGGGACCAGCTTCTTGCTGGGGAAGCGGGGAGcggatggggtgggaggggttcACGGAGGGGGCGCGGAGTAGAAAGGAGCCCAGAGCAACCTGTGTTTGAGGGAATCCCCCATCCCTCCCGCGTCCcagaataatttcttttgttgCCCCTAGGACTTCGCTGTCTCCACAGTGCCGGTCTCGAGCTCCTCCCACCTGCGCGGCCTTTGCGGCATGGGGGGACCCCGCACTGTCGTGGCTGGTAGCAGCGAGGCTGCCCAAAAGGCTGTCAGGGTGAGGAGGGTGGGGCCAACAAAAGTGGGCGTGGCTCTTGGCCCCTAAGGCTGAAAGGGGGGAGGTTCAGAGACTTAATTCCaacccctgccctcatggagctgtCCATCTGGTATGAAAACACGTCAGAAAGCAAGAAGTTACTATGGCAGGACAGGAAACACAGTCGATTAACATCGTCTTCCCGAGTTTCAAGAAACTTCTCAAAGGTGGCATCTAAGCTACGAGGAAGGATGGATGACATGGACTGGTGGGGgctggagaaggggagaagagggcTGCAGGTAGTAAGAACTGCATGTGGGTCTGAGGTGGAACTTAACAAAAGTCActaaaatgcttagaacagtgcctgacacatactaAGGGCAAGTACTTGCTATCATAATCATGCAACAGATGTTAATTGTGTTCCCAGCCCTTAGTGGTGGTAGGGTCACCAGACTCGGTTGTGGGGAGGCTCTGAGACTTGACCActtccctctttttcccttcctcagGCGATGGCAGTGTTGACAGACCATCCCTATGCGTCCCTGACTCTCCCAGATGATGCAGCTGCTGACTGTCTCTTTTTGCGACCTGGGCTACCTGGTGTGCCCCCTTTTCTCCTGCACCGCGGAGGCGGGGACCTGCCCAATAGCCAGGAGGTGAGAGGAGGCAAGAGCTCCACTACTAACAACAACCAGAGGAAGGAGTCTCAAGCCTTCCTAGTGGGACACAAAGAAGGGGTACCTTCTCTAGAAGCATAGCCGGCTCCAAGAAGGGCCTGTCTGTGGCCTCAGAGTCTTACTCCCCTCTCCCATTTCGTGTCTTTCCTGCAGGCATTGCAGAAGCTCTCTGATGTCACCCTGGTACCTGTGTCCTGCTCAGAACTGGAGAAGGCAGGCGCTGGGCtcagctccctctgcctggtgctcagCACGCGTCCCCACAGCTGAGCTCCTGGCCATAGGGTTCTGGCTGGCTAATGTTTGGGCAGCATAGGGAGTAGAAGTGGAAGGAGGCTTAGACAGAGGACGGTGAATAGGTATAGTAGTGGGGAGAGGGCCCCAAGATGGGGGGGAGGGCTTAGTGTGGGAAAAATGATAGAGTCCCCTGGGTGAGTCCTCTTCCTCGGAACTAATAAAACAGAACTGACCTTTTAGACTGGGCTGTGGCTGGTGTCTTAACTGGGATAGGGGCAGGGCTGAAATCTGAGGTTGAGGTTAGTCTTTCATTCATCAAACCCTCATTAGGCACTTACTGAGTCATTGCCCAGCCCTATTATAGGTGTTTGGGTGCAAGATGGACAGGATAGTATTTCTATTGTGGGGAGCATACGTGACGCAGAGAAGAAAGAGTAGGGTGGATCACTCCTTATCTAAATGTCAGATGATTCAGAGACTGGTAGATTACCAACCCACCCCTAATtgatagaaaggaagaagtaacgCTTCCAGGggcattcattttcattcattcatttactgagGCTTAGCAGTAGTATAAAAAGGGTCAGTCTCCTGAGAGCAGGGAACTCACAGTACATTGAAACTGAAATACAGGTTGTGATGGAACAATTTACAGGGTGTGGTTGCTAAGAGATAAATAAGGAGACTGCCTACAgcatcaaaatcaaaatgtatGCAGGGGTAGGCAAAGAGGGTCAGGAATGGCTTCCCAGAAATGGCTACATTTCAGCTGAGTCTTAGGGATGAAGAATTATTAGGCAGGAAGGTagtggggagaaggaaaaaagggtGATCTGGAAAGAAGGACTTGCCTGGCACAAAAACGTATTTGGAGGCTGGGGAGAATCTCTCCCAGGCTGGCATGCTGTGCACATGTGGGGGTGCCAGAGACAAGTCTGGaaggtaggcagagtgctgccagcaccttgtacccaaagccaaggcccaTGGGTCCAAGAAAAGGTCCTGGAAAGACATCCTGCAACTCTGGAATACAGGTTGTGAGGAGGAGGTTTGCATTTGGGGAGGACCCCTCTGGCttcagggaggagggcaggggcaaAAGGATGAGGTGGGGCTATGAGTCACCCAGGGAGGAAATGAGGAGAGTATATTCAGGTGGCAGCCCTGGGCATGAAGAAGGGTATGGATTTCACAGTGACATTAAAATAGAAAGACAGGACTTGGTTCGTTGTGTGGGAGTGAGCAGAACAAGGTCTGCATGACTCCCAGTTTCTGGCTTAAGCAACTGGTTGATCAAGAGAGACTACAGAGGAGGATTAAGTGAGTGACAGTGAGTTGGGTTTGGGATATGCTGTGTGCAGAATGTCTATGGCTGACCAGGCAGGGCTGTCCCGGTAATAGATGGGAAATCTCATTACTCGAGATCTGAGCTGGAGAGAGTTCTGAGTGTTGTTTGCAGAGGTGAGGCTTGAGGACTGGCTGTGGATGCCAAATTCCCGGAAGAGAGGGAAGTCAGATAAAGGGACGAACCTAGAATAGTGGGGAATACCGTGAGAatagggaggagggcagaggagtcCAAAGGGAAGATGCCAGCATTAAAGAAGGAAGTAACCAAAGACCAACTAAAAACTCTACTGGGCATGGCCATTAGGACATCACTGGCAACCTCATAGAGAGATGAGGAGCAGTGTGAGTGGAGTCAAGGAGAAGACAAAGTATAGGCCCCTGGTTCAAAGAGCTGGACTgtgcaggggagggaagagacaggacaACTATCTAGGACTTGTTGATGTCTTAAGATAGGGAGACAGGGCTTGGTCAGGTTTAGAGAGGGCACCAGTGGTGAAGAAGATGTGAAAGTTACAGGAGAGATGGGGTAACTGAAGGAGCAAGATCAgtggcagagcagagaacccagggCTCCTGACTCCCATACTAGTGCTCATTTCTGCCCTGTGGTACATCCATTGCCAGATGAGGGGCCaagaaggagaggggagctgTGGAGAGCTGGGAGCCTTCAGCTTGTGAGGTTTGGAATAAGGGCTTCCCTTCAAACTACAACCGCATAGATGGTCGAGGCATCAGCTGGGACCATGGGGGACAACCGGAGGGGCCTTCTGAGGGCCAGATGATCCAGGTCTGCGTAGAGGAGGCTCtgaagggtggggaggaaggcaggagagttTAGAAGTCTCACTCGCTGGGGGATTcaggcctctctctttctcagtccaCTCTTCTCAGGGGTTTGTTTGGTCTAACCCCCTTCCAATCGCCAGGCCCTTACCGCCTCCTGGTCCAGGTCCCCAGTCTTAGGCTCCTCCTTTACTGGCCTCTGGGGCTCGACTTTCGCGAGTGGATCTATATGAGGGGGAGTGGTGAACAGAgctgaaaaatggagagaaagggaCCAACATTCTGCTTCCAGCAAGGGCTCAGACTCAGGAATTGAGAGGTGGGAAGTGTGGGAGCAGTAGAAAAATGGGGTGGTTAGTCTCACCAAATCTGGGGAGTGGTCGAGGCGGGTGCGGGGGTGATCGTCTGTAACGGATGTATAAGTCTTTGAGAGCCACCAGTTTTATCTCGTCTTCCTCGGGGCCAACAGCAACCCAGCAACTCAAAGGCTCAGACCCGCAAAACAATTTAGGCTCCACCCCTACAGATAGTTCCGCCCACGCTCTGATCCTGCTCGGGCTCTAGCGTCGCCTCCCTAGCCAGGGCTCCGCCTACCAGCCTGTGGCCTCGGCCCAAGGGGTgacctcccccccgcccccttcctcTATAAACCGCACGCCGGAGCTCTAGGTCTAGGTTCTGTCTGCGAAGGTTCTGGTCCTACCCCTCCCGCCTCGGGTCCCGACCCATTTAACCAGGCCCCGCCCATTGTGCTCACCTGCGCCACCACCAGACCACGCCCAACGCCCCGGCTCCCAGCACCAGCCCAGCGCCCAGCAGGGGGATCAGGAGCTGGGGATTCACGGACCCTGGGTGAACGGAGGACAGGGTGGTGACGAATACTGAGGTCAGGGGTGCGAGGACAGAGAACTAGATCTCCCGTCCAGGAAACCTCCCGCTAAGGCCTCTCTCCTGAGGGTGTGTCAGTGAAGTCCCTGAGCAAAGGCCTGGACATACCGTGGGTAGACCCCGGTGCCCTGCAATCAGCCCCGTCCCCTAGCACGTGAAGCACTGTACGGCTTTCTTCTTCGTGGCGGCCCCTGCAGAAAAAGGTGCCTGAGTCCCCCGCGCTCAGGAGCAGCTCCAGCCGCCGGATACTGGGGTCCAGGGCACGTAGGCGACCAGCAAAGGGCTGGACTGGAGACACAGTAGGGGTCCCGCTCGAGGAGGCCCACAGTATTGGGCGGCGTCCTTTGGACAGGCCCTTGCAGGCAGGGAAGCTAGGCGCCCAGGCCCAGCGGATGGGATGCGAGACCCCTACGCAGGAGAAATTCACCCGGTCTCCGGGACGGCCGTCCAGGGAAGCTGGGGTTGGAGGGGACAGGAGTTAGGGCAAGTCCACAGGGCTAGACTAACCCCACTCCCGAACCCCATTCCCGtctcctctctttcccctctcttctgcGCTCCCGCCAGCCTGGATCATCCCCCACACAtcaaccctcccctccccagcacccgCCGCCCTTCAGTCTTTCCTCGAGCCCACTCCCAACTTTCCTGGCGGAAGATGGCTTACCCCCGGGGTCTCCCTGGGCCCTTGACAGCAGCAGCGGCAGTAGCTGCAGAACCAGAGCCATGGCTGGGATGTATGTGGTGGGGATAGGAGGCAAGTGTATCAGCGGAGGAGACCGGAAAGAAACTCGGGAAGAGGGGGTTGGGAGTGGCACGGTTTGGGGGCTCTGATAAGAGCGGGGCGGGGCTACCAGCCTCCGGGATCCCTCTGAGAGTCCTCGCTGGCTCTCTTTCAGCCCTCAGACAATACTCAGTTGAAAGTGGTGCTCTGCTGGTTATGGAAGCACTTTCCTGTACTTTAACTCCCGCGGGGTAGCAGTGGCCTGGAGCATCCTGGCtgtctgagttcaaatcctgccttAGCCATCTACTAGCTGAGTGATGTGGGAGAGTCGTTCAACTTCTCTGGGCCTGTTcattcatctgtaaaacggggagAAAAAGCACCTacctggggcgtctgggtagctcagtcgttaggcgtctgcctttggtgcttacggtgatcccggggtcctgggatctagccccactttgggctctccactccgcgggaagcctgcttctccctctcccactccccctgcttgtgttccctctcacgctgtgtctctgtcaaataaataaaatcttaaaaaaaaaaaaaaaaaagcacctgccTTCTAGAGTattgagaaatttaaaatagtaacacACCTACAATGCCTAGAACAATGGTTGACATATAGGAGCACTGGGTGctcatcattattgttattactgcAACTTCTTATTCTAGCTTctccttcacctctctgtgcccacGCTGTCCCTCCTGGCCAATTGTGCCCCACCCAAACTGGCAGGTTTTGGTCTGGGAGACACTTTGGAACGGGCCACATGCCCCACACCCTGGACTTCATCGGCCCTCGCCCAGGCTAGGCCAAGCCCTGGTTTAGCCAGAGCAGGTTCCCAGAACCTTCTGAGGGCCTAAGGCAGCAcctctgcagggagccccagCCTAGGTCCTTGCTGTTGTGACATCACAGAGGCCCTTGGTGACATCACAAATCTTTCATCTTTCATCCTGCGGCTGAGCAGGGGTTGGGAAGACCATGTCAACGCTGAATCCAGATGAAGTTAGCCCCTTCTATCCTCAGTTTCTGCTCACGCGCCCCTACCAATGCCCCCCAAGGACCCAAATTGGGCAATGAGTGTAGGCTACACCCCATTATCCATTTCCTGGAACCAGTAGGTGCTCCCACCATAGCCACTGTAATGTCACAGGGGCTTCAGTGATGCCTTTTCAAAGGACTGTGCAGGCAGGGCTGTCAGCTGGGAACCAGGAAGGGTGTCTTGGCCTGAAACCAAGAACCAAAATGGAGTTGGCCATAGTGTGCCTACCTTCCAGTACCTCTCTCTCCCATCGCTACTCCCTCACCCAGTTCTGCTtagtccctccccacccctggtcATCAGGGTATAAATGGGGAAGGAGGGGCCaccagaggcagggaagggagggacctTTGGGATTATAAATTCCAAAAAGGCCACTGACTCCCAGAGCTGGATCCCTGAAACTCTACTCTGTCAGCTGCTGCACTTGCTACCATCCCCGGGGACCCTCATCATGAAAGGCTTTCTGCTGCTCATCctgtctgctctgctctgctgggtCTCAGGTGAGCACTGGGGGACCCCCAGGGACTTCTacaccttcccccacccactgTGCTCCATTGCCCACTGCTTGGGATCTCAAGTACCCCTAGCTCCAACCAGCGCAGCTCTCCTGTGACGGGGTCCTTGCTCCATTTCTCAAGGACCCATGTCTCCTTTACgcttctccccacctccaagACCTACCCTTCTAACTTGCCAGAGCTCTACAtcccctgtcccccactccaCGACCAAACCCAGCTTACTGCTTTGTCCTCTCATCACCTGCACTCAGTGGAGTCCTCCCAGAAACCTAGGCGTCCAGCCTGGGGCTTCTTGtgcaccccaccctccccacctcctcctctagATTCTGTTCTCAGTCATTCAAGCAATAGCCTTTCCTAGTTCACCCCTGCTCTTCCCCAGAGAGCATACTCACAGGGACACCAGCTTTCTGGAGGGTCCCAGTGATGATCTAGAACCTCCTGGGGAACCGGGGAGATAGCCCGGTTTTAGGGAGGGGATGCCAGGGCTGCTCACCCCCAGGGTGAAGTGGATTTATTTCACAGAGGTGCAGTCACTGGGCTCCTCTGCCCTTGGACTGAACCCCTCCTTCACCAAACTTTGCTCACGCAAGCCTAGAATTAGCTGAGGTGGGAGCCTGGAAGGTGACACTTTTTGCATCCAGCCCCTCTCCATCATGGAATGGTGCTCAGACAGCACCTGACCATCTGCTTGTCAGATATTATTCTTTTCTGTCTGAGAGCTGCTGGAGAGGATCCCTCAGGTCTGGTTTCTCTTCCCACCCTCATGGTGGTCCCAGGTGGGGAGAGTAAATCGCTAAAACTGGCCACAGGTGGTTTTGTTGCCAGCCTCAAGTCCCAAGCCACTGATGCAAGTGTTGCAAccatgacttttatttatttattttttaagattttatttatttatttgagagagatcaagccgagcacaagcaggggaagctgcagagagaaagggggaagcaggctccctgctgagcagagagcctgtggggctggatccctgaaccctgagatcgtgacctgagctgaaggcagacgcttaaccaactgagccacgcaggcacctcaAGAGCCATGGTTTTTTATTTGTAGTATTTCTTCTCATTT
This genomic interval from Neovison vison isolate M4711 chromosome 1, ASM_NN_V1, whole genome shotgun sequence contains the following:
- the DDAH2 gene encoding N(G),N(G)-dimethylarginine dimethylaminohydrolase 2, yielding MGTPGEGLGRCSHALIRGVPESLASGEGAGAGFPALDLAKAQREHGVLGGKLRQRLGLQLLELPPEESLPLGPLLGDTAVIQGDTALITRPWSPSRRPEVDGVRKALQDLGLRIVEMGDENATLDGTDVLFTGREFFVGLSKWTNHRGAEIVADTFRDFAVSTVPVSSSSHLRGLCGMGGPRTVVAGSSEAAQKAVRAMAVLTDHPYASLTLPDDAAADCLFLRPGLPGVPPFLLHRGGGDLPNSQEALQKLSDVTLVPVSCSELEKAGAGLSSLCLVLSTRPHS
- the MPIG6B gene encoding LOW QUALITY PROTEIN: megakaryocyte and platelet inhibitory receptor G6b (The sequence of the model RefSeq protein was modified relative to this genomic sequence to represent the inferred CDS: deleted 2 bases in 2 codons), with protein sequence MAKAGFELRSQDAPGHCYPAGVKVQESASITSRAPLSTEYCLRAEREPARTLRGIPEAGSPAPLLSEPPNRATPTPSSRVSFRSPPLIHLPPIPTTYIPAMALVLQLLPLLLSRAQGDPGASLDGRPGDRVNFSCVGVSHPIRWAWAPSFPACKGLSKGRRPILWASSSGTPTVSPVQPFAGRLRALDPSIRRLELLLSAGDSGTFFCRGRHEEESRTVLHVLGDGADCRAPGSTHGSVNPQLLIPLLGAGLVLGAGALGVVWWWRRRSPPHPPRPLPRFDPLAKVEPQRPVKEEPKTGDLDQEASLLYADLDHLALRRPLRLSPMVPADASTIYAVVV